Proteins from a genomic interval of Deinococcus carri:
- the galE gene encoding UDP-glucose 4-epimerase GalE translates to MKLMVVGGAGYIGSHTVRQLLGAGHEVVVFDNLSSGHAQALPAGVPLVQADLLDPAAVKTALETHQPDAVVHFAALIEVGESMRAPARYYRNNVVGSLNLLQAIVETRKIPLVFSSTAAVYGTTDAVPIPEDAPLHPESVYGETKLMTERMIHAFHVAHGLPYVILRYFNVCGAAPDGTIGEDHPNKTHLIELACLTALGQREKMMIFGDDYPTPDGTCIRDYIHVLDLADAHVLAVEALAGGKQDAGTYNVGLGHGFSVLQVLDAVDEVTGRPLNREIAPRRPGDPPRLVADAHRIVEELGFAPRFTDLKEIVQTAWNWHRTHPHGFEE, encoded by the coding sequence ATGAAGCTGATGGTGGTGGGGGGCGCGGGATACATCGGGTCGCACACGGTGCGGCAACTGCTGGGGGCGGGGCACGAGGTGGTGGTGTTCGACAACCTGTCGAGCGGGCACGCGCAGGCACTCCCGGCAGGCGTGCCGCTGGTGCAGGCCGACCTGCTGGACCCGGCCGCCGTGAAGACGGCGCTGGAAACCCACCAGCCCGACGCGGTGGTTCACTTCGCCGCGCTGATCGAGGTGGGCGAGAGCATGCGCGCCCCGGCCCGCTACTACCGCAACAACGTGGTGGGCAGCCTGAACCTGCTCCAGGCCATCGTGGAGACGCGCAAGATTCCGCTGGTGTTCTCCTCGACGGCCGCCGTGTATGGCACCACCGACGCGGTGCCCATCCCCGAGGACGCGCCGCTGCACCCCGAGAGCGTGTACGGCGAGACCAAGCTGATGACCGAGCGCATGATCCACGCCTTCCACGTGGCGCACGGCCTGCCCTACGTCATCCTGCGCTACTTCAACGTGTGCGGCGCGGCCCCCGACGGCACCATAGGGGAAGACCACCCCAACAAGACGCACCTGATCGAACTCGCCTGCCTGACCGCCCTGGGCCAGCGCGAGAAGATGATGATCTTCGGGGACGACTACCCCACCCCCGACGGCACCTGCATCCGCGACTACATCCACGTGCTGGACCTGGCCGACGCGCACGTGCTGGCCGTGGAGGCGCTGGCGGGCGGCAAGCAGGACGCCGGGACCTACAACGTGGGCCTGGGCCACGGCTTCAGCGTGTTGCAGGTGCTGGACGCGGTGGACGAGGTGACGGGCCGCCCCCTCAACCGCGAAATCGCCCCCCGCCGCCCCGGCGACCCGCCCCGCCTGGTGGCCGACGCCCACCGCATCGTGGAGGAGCTGGGCTTTGCCCCCCGCTTCACCGACCTGAAGGAGATCGTGCAGACGGCCTGGAACTGGCACCGGACGCACCCGCACGGCTTCGAGGAGTGA
- a CDS encoding nucleotidyltransferase domain-containing protein: MTFRMPDLTFVQHDLHRRLLVEEVARAVEAGALGVLLCGSVARGTARPTSDLDLRLYWTQARPFETEERAGVLLERHGHTLTRAREQVEAGGAALYAWAASRVLHDPSGELTRLGREAVTRLAAYRTPPAQRQALRHWLAATLRKLDGASAEQAAFLVHTNTWKLAEALCAVNDRPSPPATLMWETLPSLPQQPEGHWRRVLLLEGAEVRQETFREVTDWLLRRL, from the coding sequence ATGACGTTCAGGATGCCTGACCTGACCTTCGTCCAGCACGACCTTCACCGCCGCCTGCTGGTGGAGGAGGTGGCGCGGGCGGTGGAGGCCGGGGCGCTGGGTGTCCTGCTGTGCGGCTCCGTGGCGCGCGGCACGGCGCGGCCCACGTCCGACCTCGACCTGCGGCTGTACTGGACCCAGGCGCGGCCCTTCGAGACGGAGGAACGCGCGGGCGTCCTGTTGGAGCGGCACGGGCACACGCTGACACGGGCGCGGGAACAGGTGGAGGCGGGCGGCGCGGCGCTGTATGCCTGGGCCGCGAGCCGGGTGCTGCATGACCCCAGCGGCGAACTTACCCGGCTTGGGCGGGAGGCGGTGACACGGCTGGCGGCTTACCGCACGCCCCCCGCCCAGCGGCAGGCGCTGCGACACTGGCTAGCCGCCACGCTCCGCAAGCTGGACGGGGCCTCGGCGGAGCAGGCCGCCTTCCTGGTCCACACGAACACCTGGAAGCTGGCCGAAGCCCTCTGCGCCGTCAACGACCGCCCCAGCCCACCCGCCACCCTGATGTGGGAGACGCTGCCGAGCCTCCCCCAGCAGCCGGAGGGCCACTGGCGGCGTGTGCTGCTGCTGGAAGGAGCGGAAGTGCGGCAGGAGACGTTCCGTGAAGTGACAGACTGGCTCCTCCGCCGCCTGTAG
- a CDS encoding RtcB family protein → MNGKQITKLGFEKKAIKLALAAAGQREKAGLSRHEILDELQAVQANPQAYLTGGVYAELATELTSQQEAQQARQTAALRPTPLPYRVWGEDLIEPGARTQMDVAMQLPISRAGALMPDAHVGYGLPIGGVLATQDAVIPYGVGVDIGCSMRLSVLPLKPDSLTTDEARKLLLKHTRFGAGVSFEKSFRGDHEVLHEGTWRDQPVLRHLHDKAAEQIGTSGSGNHFVEFGTLTLPQADLGLEAGEYLAVLSHSGSRGFGAQVANHFTKLAQALHPTLDPAARKLAWLPLDTEEGQAYWQAMNLAGRYALANHDLIHARLARALGVQPAASVGNSHNLAWRQRVGEHDLIVHRKGATPAEQGQLGLIPGSMADPGFVVRGRGNPDALASASHGAGRQMGRKAAANTLAKRDVQAYLRERGVTLIGGGIDEAPQAYKRIENVIARQGDLVDVVAQFTPRVVRMDTGSEDV, encoded by the coding sequence ATGAACGGAAAACAGATCACCAAGCTGGGCTTTGAGAAAAAGGCGATTAAATTAGCCCTCGCCGCCGCCGGGCAGCGCGAGAAAGCGGGCCTCAGCCGTCACGAGATTCTGGACGAGTTGCAGGCCGTGCAGGCCAACCCGCAGGCCTACCTGACGGGCGGCGTGTACGCCGAGCTGGCAACCGAGCTGACCTCCCAGCAGGAGGCGCAGCAGGCCCGCCAGACCGCCGCGCTGCGCCCCACGCCCCTCCCCTATCGTGTCTGGGGCGAGGACCTGATCGAACCCGGCGCGCGCACCCAGATGGACGTGGCGATGCAACTGCCCATCAGCCGCGCCGGGGCGCTGATGCCCGACGCGCACGTGGGCTACGGCCTGCCCATCGGCGGAGTGCTGGCGACCCAGGACGCCGTGATTCCCTACGGCGTGGGCGTGGACATCGGCTGCTCGATGCGCCTGAGCGTGCTGCCGCTGAAGCCGGACAGCCTGACCACCGACGAGGCCCGCAAGCTGCTGCTGAAGCACACCCGCTTCGGCGCAGGGGTCAGCTTCGAGAAGAGCTTCCGCGGCGACCACGAGGTGCTACACGAGGGGACGTGGCGCGACCAGCCCGTGCTGCGCCACCTGCACGACAAGGCCGCCGAGCAGATCGGCACGTCGGGCAGCGGCAACCATTTCGTGGAGTTCGGGACGCTGACGCTCCCGCAGGCCGACCTGGGGCTGGAGGCCGGGGAGTACCTCGCCGTCCTGTCGCACAGCGGCTCGCGCGGCTTCGGGGCGCAGGTGGCGAACCACTTCACCAAGCTGGCGCAGGCGCTGCACCCCACGCTCGACCCCGCCGCCCGCAAGCTGGCGTGGCTCCCGCTGGACACCGAGGAGGGCCAGGCCTACTGGCAGGCGATGAACCTGGCGGGCCGCTACGCCCTCGCCAACCACGACCTGATTCACGCCCGCCTCGCCCGCGCGCTGGGCGTGCAGCCCGCGGCCAGCGTGGGCAACAGCCACAACCTCGCCTGGCGGCAGCGGGTGGGCGAGCACGACCTGATCGTCCACCGCAAGGGCGCGACTCCCGCCGAGCAGGGCCAACTGGGCCTGATTCCCGGCAGCATGGCCGACCCCGGCTTCGTGGTGCGCGGGCGGGGCAACCCCGACGCCCTCGCCAGCGCCAGCCACGGCGCGGGCCGCCAGATGGGCCGCAAGGCCGCCGCGAACACCCTCGCCAAGCGGGACGTGCAGGCGTACCTGCGGGAGCGCGGCGTGACCCTCATCGGCGGCGGCATTGACGAGGCCCCGCAGGCCTACAAGCGCATCGAGAACGTCATCGCCCGGCAGGGCGACCTGGTGGACGTGGTGGCTCAGTTTACGCCGCGCGTGGTGCGGATGGACACGGGCAGCGAGGACGTGTAG
- a CDS encoding SWIM zinc finger family protein, which yields MTWTPEELLRHTSGKVRERAQTLLGDVSHRSCEGQTYRARVQGSRRAPYRVQIDLQTGAVRCSCPDEYNAICKHAAATLWVLAENPESFEAAPEPRRLPRLRGWTDADVERLLERLHDLYPDTVDDWARQRVQTLEEEEWG from the coding sequence ATGACCTGGACGCCGGAGGAACTGCTGCGCCACACCAGCGGCAAGGTGCGTGAGCGGGCGCAGACGCTGCTGGGGGACGTGAGCCACCGCTCGTGCGAGGGCCAGACCTACCGGGCCAGGGTGCAGGGCAGCCGCCGCGCCCCCTACCGCGTGCAGATCGACCTCCAGACTGGCGCGGTGAGGTGTTCCTGCCCCGACGAATACAACGCCATCTGCAAGCACGCCGCGGCGACGTTGTGGGTGCTGGCGGAGAATCCCGAGTCCTTTGAAGCGGCTCCCGAACCCCGCCGCCTTCCTCGCCTGCGCGGCTGGACCGACGCCGACGTGGAACGGCTGCTGGAACGCCTGCACGACCTCTATCCCGACACGGTGGACGACTGGGCACGCCAGCGGGTGCAGACGCTGGAGGAAGAGGAGTGGGGGTAG
- a CDS encoding UDP-N-acetylmuramoyl-L-alanyl-D-glutamate--2,6-diaminopimelate ligase: MRLPDLAAALRLPASGLPDVEVRGVTHNAAWVQPGFAFVAIRGARFDGHSFLPDVAAKGAVAVLGEGLPDGLPSPLPYLAVPDARAALADAAAALAGHPSRELKVVGVTGTDGKTTTSWLTRHLLRAAGLPTGLLSTVGYELPDGDLRHFPAHFTTPEAPQVQQTLREMVEAGGQAVVLEASSHALALDRVRGVDWDVAVWTHLSSEHLDFHGTLENYFADKRKLVERAPFAVLNVDDPWTAQLRGLAPLETTYSAENQHADWRATGIQERATGLHFHVTSPLGEFDAHLPMIGRFNVANALAGMAAAAHLGGAAAQLVEGLASFRGVPGRMELVPGTEADPRVIVDFAHTPPSLEKALSTLRATTQGRLWVLLGSAGGPRDPGKRAPLGEVATRLADHAVFTEEDHRDTPLADILREMERGAAGRSNFNSIGDRREAIRYVIQAAQPGDTVLLAGKGPEDTLERGSEVIPWNEVAEARAALTQRS, from the coding sequence ATGCGCCTGCCCGACCTCGCCGCTGCCCTCCGCCTGCCCGCCTCTGGCCTGCCCGACGTGGAGGTGCGCGGCGTGACGCACAACGCGGCGTGGGTGCAGCCGGGGTTCGCGTTCGTGGCGATTCGCGGGGCGCGGTTCGATGGGCACAGCTTCCTGCCGGACGTGGCGGCGAAGGGGGCGGTGGCGGTGCTGGGCGAGGGGCTGCCGGATGGTCTGCCCTCGCCCCTCCCCTACCTCGCCGTGCCGGACGCACGGGCCGCCCTGGCCGACGCGGCGGCGGCGCTGGCGGGTCATCCCAGCCGGGAGCTGAAGGTGGTCGGCGTGACCGGCACCGACGGCAAGACCACCACCAGTTGGCTGACGCGCCACCTGCTGCGCGCGGCGGGCCTCCCGACCGGCCTGCTGAGTACGGTGGGCTACGAGCTGCCGGACGGCGATCTGCGGCATTTCCCGGCCCACTTCACCACCCCGGAGGCCCCCCAGGTGCAGCAAACGCTGCGCGAGATGGTGGAGGCGGGCGGGCAGGCCGTGGTGCTGGAGGCGAGCAGCCACGCCCTGGCGCTGGACCGGGTGCGCGGCGTGGACTGGGACGTGGCGGTGTGGACGCACCTGTCGAGTGAGCACCTGGACTTTCACGGCACGCTGGAGAACTACTTCGCGGACAAGCGCAAGCTGGTGGAACGCGCTCCCTTCGCTGTGTTGAATGTGGACGACCCCTGGACCGCGCAGCTGCGGGGCCTCGCGCCCCTGGAGACGACCTACAGCGCCGAGAACCAGCACGCCGACTGGCGGGCGACCGGCATTCAGGAGCGTGCGACCGGCCTGCATTTCCACGTCACCTCCCCGCTGGGCGAGTTCGACGCCCACCTGCCGATGATTGGCCGCTTCAACGTGGCGAACGCGCTGGCCGGGATGGCGGCGGCGGCCCATCTGGGCGGGGCGGCGGCGCAACTGGTGGAGGGCCTGGCCTCCTTCCGCGGCGTGCCGGGGCGGATGGAACTCGTGCCGGGCACCGAGGCCGACCCGCGCGTCATCGTGGATTTCGCGCACACGCCGCCCAGTCTGGAAAAGGCGCTGTCCACGCTGCGCGCCACCACCCAGGGACGGCTGTGGGTGCTGCTGGGTTCGGCGGGCGGCCCCCGCGACCCCGGCAAGCGTGCCCCGCTGGGCGAGGTGGCGACCCGGCTGGCCGACCACGCCGTCTTTACCGAGGAGGACCACCGCGACACGCCGCTCGCAGACATCCTGCGTGAGATGGAGCGGGGGGCAGCGGGCCGGAGCAACTTCAACAGCATCGGGGACCGGCGGGAGGCCATCCGGTACGTCATTCAGGCGGCGCAACCGGGCGACACCGTGCTGCTGGCCGGCAAGGGACCGGAAGACACCCTGGAGCGGGGCAGCGAGGTCATCCCCTGGAACGAGGTGGCCGAGGCGCGGGCGGCGCTGACACAGCGGTCATGA
- a CDS encoding deoxynucleoside kinase, which translates to MYLAISGNIGSGKSTLTRMLADRYGLRPVYEPYAENPYLEDFYRDMRRYSFHSQVYFLSRRLEQHLGMVTGARYVIQDRTVFEDANIFARNLFESGQMEARDWATYRGLYEGILPALRVPDLLIHIDAGLPTLKKRIAQRGRAYEKDIPDAYLEGLNRLYAGWVQAFDACPVMRVPGDELDFVQDPAAFQWVCDRVQAHGFGLPLLR; encoded by the coding sequence ATGTACCTCGCCATCTCCGGCAACATTGGCAGCGGCAAGAGCACCCTCACGCGGATGCTGGCCGACCGCTACGGCCTGCGCCCGGTGTACGAGCCGTATGCGGAAAATCCGTATCTGGAGGACTTCTACCGCGATATGCGGCGGTATTCCTTTCACTCGCAGGTGTACTTTCTGTCGCGGCGGCTGGAGCAGCACCTGGGGATGGTGACGGGGGCGCGGTACGTGATTCAGGACCGCACGGTGTTCGAGGACGCCAACATCTTCGCGCGCAACCTCTTCGAGTCCGGGCAGATGGAGGCGCGCGACTGGGCCACCTACCGCGGCCTGTACGAGGGCATTCTCCCGGCGCTGCGGGTGCCCGACCTGCTGATTCATATCGACGCGGGCCTGCCCACCCTCAAAAAGCGTATCGCCCAGCGCGGCCGGGCCTACGAAAAGGACATCCCCGACGCTTACCTGGAGGGCCTCAACCGCCTGTACGCGGGCTGGGTGCAGGCCTTCGACGCCTGCCCAGTCATGCGCGTGCCCGGCGACGAGCTGGACTTCGTGCAGGACCCGGCGGCCTTTCAGTGGGTGTGCGACCGGGTGCAGGCGCACGGCTTCGGGCTGCCGCTGCTGCGTTGA
- a CDS encoding deoxynucleoside kinase, giving the protein MYLVVEGPIGVGKTSLAGRLAARYGAELNLEVVEENPFLAHFYESPETYSFQVQVFFLLSRFKQLSKLAQPGLWSGNVVSDYLFDKDFIFAAMNLKDAEFALYEDLYAHLSPRLPTPDLVVYLRAEPDLLLARIEKRGRPFERDMQAAYLAELTARYDEYFRTYPGHLLTVDASGYDFVQSPQDEQALLARIDAALHAGVGEGAAV; this is encoded by the coding sequence GTGTACCTGGTCGTCGAAGGCCCCATCGGGGTGGGAAAAACGAGCCTGGCGGGGCGGCTCGCGGCGCGCTACGGCGCGGAACTGAACCTGGAGGTCGTCGAGGAGAATCCCTTCCTGGCGCACTTCTACGAGTCGCCGGAGACGTATTCGTTTCAGGTGCAGGTGTTCTTCCTGCTGTCGCGCTTCAAGCAGCTTTCAAAACTCGCGCAGCCGGGACTGTGGAGCGGCAACGTGGTCAGCGACTACCTCTTCGACAAGGACTTCATCTTTGCAGCGATGAACCTCAAGGACGCCGAGTTCGCGCTGTACGAGGACCTCTACGCGCACCTCTCGCCCCGGCTGCCCACGCCCGACCTGGTGGTGTACCTGCGCGCCGAGCCGGACCTGCTGCTGGCGCGCATCGAGAAGCGCGGCCGCCCCTTCGAGCGCGACATGCAGGCCGCCTACCTGGCCGAGCTGACCGCCCGCTACGACGAATACTTCCGCACCTATCCGGGCCACCTCCTGACCGTGGACGCCAGCGGCTACGACTTCGTGCAAAGCCCCCAGGACGAACAGGCCCTGCTGGCCCGCATCGACGCGGCGCTGCACGCGGGGGTGGGGGAAGGGGCGGCGGTATGA
- a CDS encoding S1C family serine protease → MKPGLRAAGIVLLLTGAVTGAYVTGRVTAQRALVTPDEINTVEVAQKAIQAVVRVDVRLRKDKLQPGDDPVDTGTGFFYKQNLIVTNYHVIQDQESVSVTLYNGRRVPARIEGVDPGIDIAILRVTGATAPRTLAFGRSAGLIPGQKLITIGTPLKIQNYVGVGNFSVVVGARDVPRPDQLGQEVGQYLATTANIQQGSSGGPVLDSRGTVVGVADANAAPNVFVPGVIGIAIPGDLVRQSLDDLEKIGIPQRGTLGVTLADLDTLDPALRQLAGLSSSEGALVDEVPAGTAGARAGLRGSLRNSRGQLLAPLGDIIVAVDGQRVRDSYDVARLVAAKRPGQTVTLRLWRGKKPVDVKVTLLKRTLQ, encoded by the coding sequence GTGAAGCCGGGCCTGCGCGCTGCCGGAATCGTGCTGCTGCTGACGGGTGCGGTCACGGGCGCGTATGTCACGGGCCGCGTCACGGCGCAGCGGGCGCTGGTCACCCCCGACGAGATCAACACGGTCGAGGTGGCCCAGAAGGCCATCCAGGCGGTGGTGCGGGTGGATGTGCGGCTGCGCAAGGACAAGCTGCAACCCGGCGATGACCCGGTGGACACCGGCACCGGCTTCTTCTACAAGCAGAACCTGATCGTGACCAACTACCACGTGATCCAGGATCAGGAATCGGTGAGCGTGACGCTGTACAACGGGCGGCGCGTTCCGGCGCGGATCGAGGGGGTGGACCCCGGGATTGACATCGCCATCCTGCGGGTGACCGGGGCGACCGCGCCGCGCACCCTGGCCTTCGGGCGCAGCGCCGGGCTGATTCCGGGCCAGAAGCTGATCACCATCGGCACGCCGCTCAAGATTCAGAACTATGTCGGCGTGGGGAACTTCAGCGTGGTGGTCGGTGCCCGCGACGTGCCGCGCCCCGATCAGCTGGGCCAGGAGGTCGGGCAGTACCTGGCGACGACCGCCAACATCCAGCAGGGCAGCAGCGGCGGCCCGGTCCTCGACTCGCGCGGGACCGTGGTGGGCGTGGCCGATGCCAATGCCGCCCCGAACGTCTTTGTGCCCGGCGTGATCGGCATCGCCATTCCCGGCGACCTGGTGCGCCAGAGCCTCGACGACCTGGAAAAGATCGGGATTCCGCAGCGCGGCACCCTGGGCGTGACCCTGGCCGACCTCGACACCCTCGACCCGGCGCTGCGCCAGCTCGCGGGCCTGAGCAGCTCCGAGGGAGCGCTGGTGGACGAGGTGCCCGCCGGGACCGCTGGGGCGCGCGCGGGCCTACGCGGCAGCCTGCGCAACAGCCGCGGCCAGCTGCTCGCACCGCTGGGCGACATCATCGTGGCGGTGGACGGCCAGCGCGTGCGCGACAGCTACGACGTGGCCCGCCTGGTGGCCGCCAAACGCCCCGGCCAGACCGTCACGCTGCGGCTATGGCGCGGCAAGAAGCCCGTGGACGTGAAGGTGACGCTGCTGAAGCGAACGTTGCAGTGA
- a CDS encoding FmdB family zinc ribbon protein: protein MPTYVYKNLETGELYEIKQSMRDDPLTQHPETGAAIKRVLSTPGIAFRGSGFYVTDSRPRKGGGDSGAKGGGSE, encoded by the coding sequence ATGCCGACCTACGTGTACAAGAATCTGGAAACCGGCGAACTCTACGAGATCAAGCAGAGCATGCGCGACGACCCCCTCACGCAGCACCCCGAGACGGGCGCGGCCATCAAGCGCGTGCTCTCCACGCCCGGCATCGCCTTTCGCGGGAGCGGCTTTTACGTGACCGACTCCCGGCCCAGGAAGGGCGGCGGCGACAGCGGGGCCAAGGGCGGCGGCAGCGAGTGA
- a CDS encoding TAXI family TRAP transporter solute-binding subunit: MTRTRISPAHLLLGSLLTLGAAQAAPPMLNVATGSPTGTYSAMFKNVGQLCTQSAYLRERGTSGSLENIDLLLNNEVSLAFVQSDVLKARQQIDKDPRVEGIRALLPLHHEEIHLFARPAVVKKNILGKTTVTGVQNFADLKGKKVGAWGGSIITARVVGAMTEVPYQIQTFKDQASAFAALQAGQVDAVLAVVGQPAAWVKNLSGVQLLAVPSTPKLNTIYTPAKLFYPNLGAQSVPTIAVQSVLATRDFKTPDKKKLLLDYQKCAMQKLVNLQEDEGMHPKWQDVTFKTWPWPQYK; this comes from the coding sequence ATGACCCGGACCCGCATCTCGCCCGCCCACCTGCTTCTCGGCTCGCTGCTGACGCTCGGAGCGGCCCAGGCGGCCCCGCCCATGCTGAATGTCGCTACGGGCAGCCCCACCGGCACCTACAGCGCCATGTTCAAGAACGTCGGCCAGCTCTGCACCCAGAGCGCCTACCTGCGCGAACGCGGCACCAGCGGCAGCCTGGAAAACATCGACCTGCTGCTGAACAACGAGGTGTCGCTGGCCTTTGTGCAGAGCGACGTGCTCAAGGCCCGGCAGCAGATCGACAAGGACCCCCGGGTGGAGGGCATCCGCGCGCTGCTGCCCCTGCACCACGAGGAAATTCACCTGTTCGCCCGGCCCGCCGTGGTCAAGAAGAACATCCTGGGCAAGACCACGGTGACGGGTGTGCAGAACTTCGCCGACCTCAAGGGCAAAAAGGTGGGGGCCTGGGGCGGCAGCATCATCACGGCGCGGGTGGTGGGCGCGATGACCGAGGTGCCGTACCAGATTCAGACCTTCAAGGACCAGGCCTCAGCCTTTGCCGCCCTGCAAGCGGGACAGGTGGACGCGGTGCTGGCGGTCGTGGGGCAGCCTGCCGCCTGGGTCAAGAACCTCAGCGGCGTGCAGCTGCTCGCCGTGCCTTCCACACCCAAGCTGAACACCATCTACACGCCGGCCAAGCTGTTCTACCCCAACCTCGGTGCCCAGAGCGTGCCCACCATCGCCGTGCAGAGCGTGCTGGCGACCCGCGACTTCAAGACCCCCGACAAGAAAAAGCTGCTGCTGGACTACCAGAAGTGCGCCATGCAGAAACTGGTCAACTTGCAAGAAGACGAGGGCATGCACCCCAAGTGGCAGGACGTGACCTTCAAGACGTGGCCCTGGCCGCAGTACAAATAA
- a CDS encoding acyl-CoA dehydrogenase C-terminal domain-containing protein produces MPQYKAPLRDMKFLMHELLQAPQVLGGLPFYAENETADADLMAQVLEEAARFVEGELVPLNPVGDQEGCTRHEDGSVTTPTGFKAAYKKYREAGWTALDADPAYGGQGMPHLVSNALVEMMTSANVAWSMYPGLSHGAYSALHAVGSEDLKNTYLPRIVSGEWTGTMCLTEPHAGTDLGIIRTKAVDNGDGSYSITGTKIFISAGEHDMAENIVHLVLARLEGSPMGTKGISLFLVPKFLPNADGSLGERNGVVCGSIEHKMGIHGNATAVLNFDGAKGFLVGEINKGMNHMFIMMNAARLGTGLQGLGLGEVAYQNALAYAKDRLQMRHEPRVDPAQPADPIIVYPDVRRMLLTGKAYTEAGRALAMWLALSIDIEHHHPDEAQRKEAADLVALLTPIAKAFMTDNGFQTAVLSQQVFGGHGYIREWGMEQFVRDARIGQIYEGTNGIQALDLLGRKVLMDGGKKLQKLAGMLQEFVEENADDENLAPYLDQLGKAANQLGSLTMVIGQKAMQGPEGADEVNAAAVDYLRFFGHVVYGYLWARMAKIAQDKIDAGQDKDGFYLSKVQTAKFYFSKLFPETKMLAATIKAGNESLAVDDRAVFGLEQPLVGA; encoded by the coding sequence ATGCCCCAGTACAAAGCACCCCTGCGCGACATGAAGTTCCTGATGCACGAGCTGCTCCAGGCCCCCCAGGTGCTGGGCGGCCTGCCGTTCTACGCCGAGAACGAGACGGCCGACGCCGACCTGATGGCCCAGGTACTCGAAGAAGCGGCCCGCTTCGTGGAGGGCGAGCTGGTGCCGCTCAACCCCGTGGGCGACCAGGAGGGCTGCACCCGGCACGAGGACGGCAGCGTGACCACGCCGACCGGCTTCAAGGCCGCCTACAAGAAGTACCGCGAGGCGGGCTGGACCGCACTGGACGCCGACCCCGCCTACGGCGGCCAGGGGATGCCCCACCTCGTCAGCAACGCGCTGGTCGAGATGATGACCTCGGCCAACGTGGCGTGGTCGATGTACCCCGGCCTCTCACACGGGGCCTACTCGGCCCTGCACGCGGTGGGCAGCGAGGACCTCAAGAACACCTACCTGCCCAGGATCGTCAGCGGCGAGTGGACCGGGACCATGTGCCTCACCGAACCGCACGCGGGCACCGACCTGGGCATCATCCGCACCAAGGCCGTAGACAACGGCGACGGCAGCTACAGCATCACCGGCACCAAGATCTTCATCAGCGCCGGTGAGCACGATATGGCCGAGAACATCGTCCACCTGGTGCTGGCCCGCCTGGAGGGCAGCCCGATGGGCACCAAGGGCATCTCGCTTTTCCTGGTGCCCAAGTTCCTGCCCAACGCCGATGGCAGCCTGGGCGAGCGCAACGGCGTGGTGTGCGGCTCCATCGAGCACAAGATGGGCATTCACGGCAACGCGACCGCCGTGCTGAACTTCGACGGCGCGAAGGGCTTCCTGGTCGGGGAAATCAACAAGGGCATGAACCACATGTTCATCATGATGAACGCGGCCCGCCTGGGCACCGGCCTCCAGGGCCTCGGCCTGGGTGAGGTGGCGTACCAGAATGCGCTGGCCTACGCCAAAGACCGCCTCCAGATGCGCCACGAGCCGCGCGTGGACCCGGCCCAGCCCGCCGACCCGATCATCGTCTACCCCGACGTGCGCCGGATGCTGCTGACCGGCAAGGCGTACACCGAAGCGGGTCGCGCGCTGGCGATGTGGCTGGCCCTGAGCATCGACATCGAGCACCACCACCCCGACGAGGCGCAGCGCAAGGAGGCCGCCGACCTGGTCGCGCTGCTGACGCCGATCGCCAAGGCCTTCATGACCGACAACGGGTTCCAGACCGCCGTGCTCTCGCAGCAGGTCTTCGGCGGGCACGGCTACATCCGCGAGTGGGGCATGGAGCAGTTCGTGCGTGACGCCCGCATCGGCCAGATCTACGAGGGCACCAACGGCATCCAGGCCCTCGACCTGCTGGGCCGCAAGGTGCTGATGGACGGCGGCAAGAAGCTCCAGAAGCTCGCGGGGATGCTCCAGGAGTTCGTGGAGGAGAACGCGGACGACGAGAACCTCGCGCCCTACCTCGACCAGCTCGGCAAGGCCGCCAACCAGCTCGGCAGCCTCACGATGGTGATCGGCCAGAAGGCCATGCAGGGGCCGGAGGGCGCGGACGAGGTGAACGCCGCCGCCGTGGACTACCTGCGCTTCTTCGGCCACGTGGTGTACGGCTACCTGTGGGCCAGGATGGCGAAGATTGCCCAGGACAAGATCGACGCCGGGCAGGACAAGGACGGCTTCTACCTCAGCAAGGTGCAGACCGCGAAGTTCTACTTCAGCAAGCTCTTCCCCGAAACCAAGATGCTCGCCGCCACCATCAAGGCCGGAAACGAGAGCCTGGCCGTGGATGACCGCGCCGTGTTCGGGCTGGAGCAGCCCCTGGTCGGGGCGTAA